In a genomic window of Numenius arquata chromosome 5, bNumArq3.hap1.1, whole genome shotgun sequence:
- the CNGA2 gene encoding cyclic nucleotide-gated channel alpha-2, producing MMAKSNGPRSSPANHHPCPPAQARVEGDTDGTGLSTSRTCSTQDDTFSELRRGAPLGQGEQPAASAFQGRGALARIVRLVLVLRDWASKSLHEEQQRPDPFLERFQGPELQTAAVGAGNDLEDEETEEKNKKKKWQIFVVDPAGDWYYRWLAVIAVPVLYNWCLLIARACFSDLQKTYVVLWLVLDYVSDSIYIGDIVIRLRTGFLEQGLLVKDLKKLRDNYIHTLQFKLDVLSILPTDLAYFAVGLDHPELRFNRLLRFSRMFEFFDRTETRTSHPNIFRISNLVLYILVIIHWNACIYYAISKAIGFGEDTWVYPNITDPEFGFLGREYIYCLYWSTLTLTTIGETPPPVRDEEYLFVIFDFLIGVLIFATIVGNVGSMISNMNATRAEFQAKIDSIKHYMQFRKVSKDMETKVIKWFDYLWTNKKAVDEREVLKNLPDKLRAEIAINVHLETLKKVSIFQNCEAGLLVELVLKLRPQVFSPGDYVCRKGDIGKEMYIIKEGKLAVVADDGVTQYALLTAGGCFGEISILNIKGSKMGNRRTANIRSLGYSDLFCLSKEDLMEAVTEYPDAKKVLEERGREILIKEGLLDESAAEASTEEQSIEERLDRLVLNLDTLHTRFGRLLTEYNDAQMKLKQRITVLESKMRQQDLEDFFSDSSDSLLEDEEKAVSGVSERVKRSTR from the exons ATGATGGCCAAGAGTAATGGTCCGCGCAGCTCGCCAGCCAACCACCACCCCTGCCCACCCGCCCAAGCCCGAGTGGAGGGTGACACGGATGGGACGGGGCTTAGCACCAGCAG GACCTGTTCAACCCAGGATGACACCTTCTCAGAGCTGCGGAGAGGGGCTCCCCTGGGTCAGGGGGAACAGCCGGCTGCCTCCGCTTTCCAAGGCAGGGGAGCCTTGGCCAG GATCGTCCggctggtgctggtgctgaggGACTGGGCCAGCAAGAGCTTGcatgaggagcagcaaaggccagACCCCTTCCTCGAGCGCTTCCAGGGCCCTGAGCTCCAGACAGCGGCTGTAGGCGCTGGCAACGATCTGGAGGATGAGGAGacggaagagaaaaacaaaaa gAAGAAATGGCAGATCTTTGTGGTGGACCCTGCAGGGGACTGGTATTACCGTTGGCTGGCTGTCATTGCAGTTCCTGTCCTCTATAACTGGTGCTTGCTCATAGCCAG GGCTTGCTTCAGTGACCTGCAAAAGACCTATGTTGTCCTCTGGCTGGTGTTAGACTACGTCTCGGACTCTATCTACATTGGGGACATAGTGATCCGCCTGCGCACAG GTTTCTTGGAACAGGGCCTCCTGGTTAAGGACCTGAAGAAGTTACGGGATAACTACATCCACACCTTACAGTTCAAGCTGGATgttctctccatcctccccacaGACCTGGCGTACTTTGCTGTGGGATTGGACCATCCTGAATTGCGTTTCAACAGGCTGCTGCGCTTCTCCCGCATGTTTGAGTTCTTTGATAGGACAGAGACCAGAACCAGCCACCCCAACATCTTCCGCATTAGCAACTTGGTTCTTTACATCCTGGTCATCATCCACTGGAATGCATGCATTTATTATGCCATCTCCAAGGCCATAGGCTTTGGAGAGGACACTTGGGTCTACCCCAACATCACAGACCCTGAATTTGGGTTTCTGGGCCGGGAGTACATCTACTGTCTCTACTGGTCTACATTGACTTTGACTACCATTGGGGAGACCCCTCCCCCTGTGCGTGATGAAGAGTACCTCTTTGTGATCTTTGATTTTCTCATCGGTGTCCTCATCTTTGCCACCATTGTGGGGAATGTGGGATCCATGATATCCAACATGAATGCCACCAGGGCAGAGTTCCAGGCAAAAATTGATTCCATCAAACACTACATGCAGTTCCGCAAGGTGAGCAAAGACATGGAAACCAAAGTCATCAAGTGGTTTGACTACCTGTGGACCAACAAGAAGGCAGTAGATGAACGGGAAGTCCTCAAGAATCTCCCTGATAAGTTAAGGGCAGAGATTGCCATCAATGTTCACCTGGAGACACTGAAGAAGGTGAGTATTTTCCAGAACTGTGAGGCAGGTCTGCTGGTGGAGCTCGTGCTGAAGCTTCGCCCTCAGGTGTTCAGCCCAGGGGATTACGTTTGCCGGAAAGGAGACATTGGGAAAGAAATGTACATCATTAAGGAGGGGAAGCTGGCCGTGGTGGCAGATGATGGAGTAACACAGTATGCGTTGCTCACTGCAGGAGGCTGCTTTGGGGAGATCAGCATCCTCAACATTAAAGGGAGCAAAATGGGCAACAGGCGCACAGCCAACATCCGTAGTTTGGGCTACTCTGATCTCTTCTGCCTGTCAAAGGAAGATCTTATGGAAGCAGTCACAGAGTATCCCGATGCCAAAAAGGTCTTGGAGGAGCGTGGCCGGGAGATCTTGATCAAGGAAGGGCTGCTGGATGAGTCAGCTGCAGAGGCAAGCACAGAAGAGCAGAGCATAGAGGAGAGGCTGGACAGGTTGGTCTTGAATCTGGACACGCTGCACACCCGCTTTGGGCGGCTCCTGACAGAGTACAATGATGCCCAGATGAAGCTCAAGCAGCGCATCACTGTTCTGGAGTCCAAGATGAGGCAGCAGGATCTGGAGGACTTCTTCTCTGATAGCTCGGACAGTCTGCTTGAGGATGAGGAGAAAGCTGTATCTGGTGTATCTGAAAGGGTGAAGAGGTCAACTAGATGA